In the genome of Mesorhizobium sp. NBSH29, the window CGACGGGACCGTGGAGACACTTGGCGAACTGCCGCGCAAATGGATCACCAGTGTGGCAAGCGGTCCGCAGGGCGCGATTGCCTATGCCTCTGGCCGCAATGCCTATGTGCGCTTCGCCGATGGCCGGTTGAAGGACTTTGCCCATCCGCGCTCGGCCGAGGGCGTCGCATTTTCGCCCAAGGGCATGCGCATCGGGGTCGCCCGCTATAATGGCGCGACGCTGCACTTTCCGGCCACAACAGGTGGCCCCGCTGACCTGCAATGGGAAGGAGCGCATATCGGTATCACCTTCTCTCCCGACGGAAATTTCCTTGTCACTAGCATGCAGGAAAACGCTCTGCATGGATGGAAGCTTGCCGATGGCAAGCACATGCGGATGACCGGCTACCCTTCCAAGGTTAAATCCATGTCATGGAGCCCCAAGGGGCGCTGGCTTGCAAGCTCCGGCGCTCCGGCTGCGATTGTCTGGCCGTTTGCGGGCAAGGACGGCCCGATGGGCAAGGCACCGCTGGAACTCGGCACCCGCGGCA includes:
- a CDS encoding WD40 repeat domain-containing protein; this encodes MPTVAPLDLDGHCVAAAFVADIPHFAMADGAVHRLDHGHKTAPAHDGLLCAVVEQGGARLITGGEDGKVCAIKPDGTVETLGELPRKWITSVASGPQGAIAYASGRNAYVRFADGRLKDFAHPRSAEGVAFSPKGMRIGVARYNGATLHFPATTGGPADLQWEGAHIGITFSPDGNFLVTSMQENALHGWKLADGKHMRMTGYPSKVKSMSWSPKGRWLASSGAPAAIVWPFAGKDGPMGKAPLELGTRGNMMVTAVACHPTDEIVAIGYGDGMVLAARIADQKEVLLRRPGKGAVTSMAWDRDGSRLVFGTEAGDCGVVDITG